The proteins below are encoded in one region of Ephemeroptericola cinctiostellae:
- the hpaD gene encoding 3,4-dihydroxyphenylacetate 2,3-dioxygenase: MGQLALAAKITHVPSMYISELDGPNKGCRQAAIDGHIEISRRCRELGVDTIVVFDTHWLVNSGYHINCAAHYKGVYTSNELPHFIKNMPFDYEGNPELGHMIAARANAVGIHTRAHDATTLALEYGTLVPMRYMNTDKHFKVISISAMCQVHDLHDSMKLGAALRTAIEQDYNGKVAIFASGSLSHRFAQNGVSEGYLFKNWSPLLEQMDLQVIKMWEEGDWKTFTEMLPMYAEKAHGEGFMHDTAMLLGAMGGAAYMGKVEVITPYFPSSGTGQINAIFPVI, encoded by the coding sequence ATGGGACAACTTGCATTAGCAGCAAAAATCACCCATGTACCTTCAATGTACATTTCGGAGCTTGATGGCCCGAACAAAGGCTGTCGTCAAGCTGCGATTGATGGGCATATTGAGATTTCACGACGTTGTCGCGAATTGGGCGTGGATACGATTGTGGTTTTTGACACACATTGGTTGGTCAATTCGGGTTACCACATCAATTGTGCAGCACACTACAAAGGCGTTTATACCAGCAATGAGTTGCCGCACTTTATTAAAAACATGCCGTTTGATTATGAGGGTAATCCAGAGCTTGGGCACATGATTGCTGCACGTGCCAACGCTGTGGGCATCCATACCCGCGCACATGACGCAACAACTTTGGCTTTGGAATACGGTACATTGGTGCCCATGCGCTATATGAATACGGACAAACATTTTAAGGTCATTTCAATTTCTGCGATGTGTCAGGTGCATGATTTGCATGACAGTATGAAATTGGGGGCAGCCTTGCGCACGGCAATTGAACAGGATTATAACGGTAAGGTGGCGATTTTTGCCAGCGGTTCACTGTCACATCGATTTGCGCAAAATGGCGTGTCAGAAGGGTATTTGTTCAAAAACTGGAGTCCATTGTTGGAACAAATGGACTTGCAAGTCATCAAAATGTGGGAAGAGGGCGATTGGAAAACCTTCACCGAAATGCTACCGATGTATGCAGAAAAAGCCCACGGTGAAGGCTTTATGCACGATACCGCGATGTTGCTCGGTGCTATGGGTGGCGCGGCATACATGGGCAAGGTTGAGGTCATCACGCCGTATTTCCCCAGTAGCGGTACGGGGCAGATTAACGCTATTTTCCCGGTGATTTAA
- the hpaE gene encoding 5-carboxymethyl-2-hydroxymuconate semialdehyde dehydrogenase — translation MLQIEHIINGQKVTSETYFESVNPSTQEVIARVASGGKKEMDMAVAAAKAAFPAWSNTPAAERARLVRKFGDLIAQNVSKISEWESRDAGQVIAQTKKVLIPRAADNFYFFAEMCTHTDGHTYPTPTHLNYTLYHPVGVCALISPWNVPFMTATWKVAPCLAFGNTAVLKMSEFSPITANLLGELALEAGIPAGVLNVVHGFGAAAGEPLCQNPDVAAISFTGSTATGTRIVQGAGLKKFSMELGGKSPFVVFEDADFERALDAAIFMIFSNNGERCTAGSRILIQRSIYDRFAQAFSARAAKIKVGDAMDESTVVGPMISQDHLNKVRYYIRLGVDEGASLLTGGLDAPELPEHLTKGNFVRPTVFGNVNNKMRIAQEEIFGPVACLISFEDEADAVAIANDIAYGLSSYVWTENLGRAHRVAAQIEAGMCFVNSQNVRDLRQPFGGTKSSGTGREGGTWSFEVFLEPKNVCVSMGDHHIPRWGV, via the coding sequence ATGTTACAAATTGAACACATCATCAATGGTCAAAAAGTGACGAGCGAGACGTACTTTGAAAGCGTCAATCCATCGACCCAAGAGGTCATTGCCCGCGTGGCATCGGGTGGCAAAAAAGAGATGGACATGGCAGTCGCTGCGGCCAAAGCTGCTTTTCCTGCATGGTCAAACACGCCTGCGGCAGAACGCGCGCGATTGGTGCGTAAATTTGGTGACTTAATTGCACAAAATGTTTCAAAAATTTCTGAGTGGGAAAGCCGTGATGCAGGGCAGGTGATTGCCCAAACCAAGAAGGTCTTGATTCCACGGGCTGCGGATAATTTTTATTTTTTTGCTGAAATGTGCACCCATACAGATGGGCATACCTATCCCACACCGACGCATCTGAACTATACGCTTTATCATCCCGTCGGTGTGTGTGCACTGATTTCACCATGGAATGTGCCATTTATGACCGCGACTTGGAAAGTCGCGCCTTGTTTGGCCTTTGGTAACACAGCGGTGCTCAAAATGAGTGAATTTTCTCCCATCACTGCAAACTTATTGGGTGAGTTGGCATTAGAGGCAGGGATTCCTGCGGGCGTGCTGAACGTGGTGCATGGCTTTGGTGCCGCTGCGGGTGAACCGCTGTGTCAAAACCCAGATGTGGCCGCGATTTCGTTCACAGGCAGTACCGCAACGGGCACGCGTATTGTTCAAGGTGCGGGTTTGAAAAAATTCTCGATGGAATTGGGTGGCAAAAGTCCGTTTGTTGTGTTTGAGGATGCGGATTTTGAGCGCGCTTTAGATGCTGCGATTTTTATGATTTTTTCCAACAACGGTGAACGTTGTACCGCAGGCTCACGAATTTTGATTCAACGTTCGATTTATGATCGGTTTGCACAGGCATTTTCAGCACGTGCCGCCAAAATCAAAGTTGGTGACGCGATGGATGAGAGCACCGTGGTCGGGCCGATGATTTCGCAAGACCACTTAAATAAAGTCCGCTACTACATACGACTGGGTGTTGATGAAGGGGCAAGCCTCCTGACGGGCGGGCTGGATGCACCTGAGCTACCTGAGCATTTGACTAAAGGCAATTTTGTTCGCCCCACTGTGTTTGGCAATGTGAACAACAAAATGCGCATTGCCCAAGAGGAGATTTTTGGCCCTGTGGCGTGTTTGATTTCGTTTGAAGATGAGGCCGATGCGGTGGCCATCGCCAATGACATTGCCTACGGTTTGTCATCTTATGTCTGGACGGAAAATTTAGGCCGTGCCCATCGCGTTGCCGCACAAATTGAAGCGGGCATGTGCTTTGTCAACAGCCAAAACGTACGTGATCTACGTCAACCTTTTGGTGGTACAAAGTCATCGGGCACAGGACGCGAAGGTGGCACATGGAGCTTTGAAGTGTTTTTAGAGCCGAAGAATGTCTGTGTGTCGATGGGTGATCATCACATACCACGCTGGGGGGTGTAA
- a CDS encoding fumarylacetoacetate hydrolase family protein: MKTARVAYAGAIHQAYPYESSGDAGWIQLADGRVVAETDVVWLPPFELGTIIALGLNYAEHAKELSFGKQEEPLAFIKGKSALMGHNGQTRRPAGVEFMHYECELAVVIGKTAKNVSKADAMGYVAGYTVANDYAIRDYLENWYRPNLRVKNRDTCTVIGPWLVDAADIPDPHHLELRTFVNGVQTQKGCTDDMVSDIPTLIEYLSGFMTLSRGDVILTGTPDGIVNVLEGDVVVTEIEGIGRLSNTIVGDSVFGIE, translated from the coding sequence ATGAAAACAGCACGAGTGGCCTATGCTGGGGCGATTCATCAGGCCTATCCATATGAATCCAGTGGTGATGCGGGTTGGATTCAATTGGCGGATGGTCGTGTCGTGGCTGAAACCGACGTGGTTTGGTTACCGCCATTTGAGTTGGGCACCATCATTGCCCTCGGTTTGAATTATGCCGAGCATGCCAAAGAATTGTCATTTGGAAAACAAGAAGAGCCGCTGGCCTTCATCAAAGGTAAAAGTGCATTGATGGGTCACAATGGTCAAACCCGCCGACCCGCAGGGGTTGAGTTTATGCATTATGAGTGTGAGCTCGCTGTAGTCATCGGTAAAACGGCCAAAAATGTGAGTAAGGCCGATGCGATGGGTTATGTGGCAGGTTATACGGTTGCCAATGATTATGCGATTCGGGATTATTTAGAAAACTGGTATCGCCCCAATTTGCGCGTTAAAAATCGCGACACCTGTACCGTCATTGGACCGTGGCTGGTCGATGCGGCGGATATCCCCGACCCGCACCATTTGGAGTTGCGCACTTTCGTCAATGGTGTGCAAACCCAAAAAGGATGCACCGACGATATGGTGTCAGACATTCCCACATTGATTGAATACTTGAGTGGTTTCATGACGTTATCGCGGGGTGATGTGATTTTGACGGGGACACCTGATGGCATTGTTAACGTGCTTGAGGGCGATGTGGTGGTGACCGAGATTGAAGGTATTGGCCGCTTGAGTAATACCATTGTGGGTGACTCTGTGTTCGGTATTGAGTAA
- a CDS encoding fumarylacetoacetate hydrolase family protein, protein MRLIIHDVWLTSPEMVAPADVSLTQAERLSGTCVPYIGTVHGVLHNDASGIHELGAAVNEAPYKAVPKAPVLYTKPRNTLRGNGQALIAPEGVAALQVGAALGIVMGDVATRLSLDNALSKVAGYTVVNDASVPHSSFYRPSMRFKTFDASCAIGPWVRGVAQITNPDDLMIHTFINDVLVQEYSTAVFTRHVAQLLVDVTEFMTLQQGDILLLGVVHPPVLAQIGQTVRIEIEQVGSLTNKIEGAS, encoded by the coding sequence ATGCGTTTAATCATTCACGACGTGTGGCTTACCAGCCCAGAAATGGTCGCGCCCGCAGATGTGTCGCTCACGCAGGCAGAGCGATTGAGTGGCACTTGTGTGCCATACATTGGGACTGTACATGGTGTATTGCACAATGATGCCTCGGGGATTCATGAGTTAGGTGCAGCCGTTAATGAAGCACCCTATAAAGCGGTACCGAAAGCGCCAGTTTTGTACACCAAACCGCGTAATACTTTGCGTGGTAATGGCCAAGCACTGATTGCGCCTGAAGGCGTCGCAGCACTTCAGGTTGGGGCTGCCTTGGGTATAGTCATGGGTGATGTGGCGACACGTTTGAGTTTAGACAATGCCTTGAGCAAGGTGGCGGGCTACACCGTGGTCAATGATGCCAGCGTACCGCACAGCAGTTTTTATCGTCCATCCATGCGCTTTAAGACCTTTGATGCATCGTGTGCCATTGGTCCTTGGGTGCGTGGTGTGGCGCAAATTACAAATCCTGATGATTTGATGATACATACGTTTATTAATGATGTTCTGGTGCAAGAGTATTCAACCGCTGTTTTCACGCGCCATGTGGCGCAGCTTTTGGTTGATGTGACTGAATTTATGACTTTGCAGCAAGGTGATATTTTATTATTGGGCGTGGTGCATCCGCCTGTATTGGCACAGATTGGACAAACGGTGCGGATTGAAATCGAGCAAGTGGGTTCGCTCACCAATAAAATAGAGGGGGCGTCATGA
- a CDS encoding SDR family NAD(P)-dependent oxidoreductase: MNNKEQKVALVMGAASGIGAATAERLIADGYKVVIAGLPADALQLTAERLNVTGFVCNVCDQNQVESVVHDVLTHCGSIDVLVNAAGILVNDAVADIEDDVWQRQMDINLMGAMRVMRAVLPVMVQQRNGSVVNIASVAAFNAGADIASYAASKAGLVALTRSAASKYGGHGVRVNAVCPGWVDTPMSRKEMADLAVEFECTVPDAVERTVARVALGRMASPFEVAAVCSFLAGSDASFVTGAAIVVDGGARVPASARSN, translated from the coding sequence ATGAACAATAAAGAACAAAAAGTCGCCCTTGTGATGGGCGCAGCCAGTGGCATTGGCGCAGCAACGGCCGAGCGTCTCATCGCTGATGGTTATAAAGTGGTGATTGCTGGGTTGCCCGCAGATGCTTTACAGCTCACAGCTGAACGCTTGAATGTGACAGGATTTGTCTGCAATGTGTGCGATCAAAATCAGGTGGAGTCGGTTGTGCATGATGTATTGACGCACTGCGGATCAATTGATGTTTTGGTCAATGCCGCGGGCATTTTGGTCAATGATGCAGTGGCTGATATTGAGGATGATGTTTGGCAGCGACAAATGGACATCAACCTCATGGGGGCGATGCGTGTGATGCGTGCCGTGTTGCCCGTGATGGTGCAACAAAGGAATGGCAGCGTGGTCAATATTGCCTCTGTTGCGGCATTCAATGCAGGTGCGGATATTGCGAGCTATGCCGCCAGTAAAGCGGGCTTGGTGGCACTCACGCGCAGCGCCGCTTCAAAATATGGTGGACATGGTGTGCGAGTGAATGCGGTTTGTCCAGGTTGGGTGGATACCCCGATGAGTCGCAAAGAAATGGCGGATTTGGCCGTAGAGTTTGAATGCACCGTACCCGATGCGGTTGAGCGCACGGTGGCGCGTGTTGCACTGGGGCGTATGGCGAGTCCTTTTGAGGTGGCTGCAGTGTGCTCTTTTTTGGCGGGCAGTGATGCTTCATTTGTCACGGGAGCGGCAATCGTGGTCGATGGTGGGGCGCGTGTGCCTGCATCGGCTCGGTCGAATTAA
- a CDS encoding APC family permease, with protein MILKEKLQAFLKNGEVGFPTALAASVGIVMASPVILTASTGFGLGGSSFVIAMLIACVMMLCQATTFSELASMLPTGSSVYDYISCGMGRFFAVMGTISAYILVHAFAGTAEVILSGIMATVNFPNVQDYLDAKGGAWMVGVGLVLFFAALNYFGVQAFAKVEILLTVAMFATLTIFGFIGLTQPAVAPIEGFVGKSVIGTDLMSTMSLVGMAMFMFLGMELVTPLAPEIRNSHRNIPKAMMLGMLLVLVCMLMWGAGMARQVENVALDPAGTVHILETPDSIPAFANQIMGKAGRIWLGLAFLCAGAACINALMASVSRIIQGMAEDGSLPKVFAKVHPKYRSPVVGIIAAAVIPVAHTIWIGGDLDKILPLVLAAVCAWGFAYLLVTFSLISLRIRRPDLPRAYRVPFYPLPQIISSIGIIVGLYFVAPPTIDPALVYVPFVWMLVLTGIYSFIWVKVVKRESLFTPTPIEEVLERLFKSHEQ; from the coding sequence ATGATTTTAAAAGAAAAATTACAAGCATTTTTAAAAAATGGCGAGGTGGGGTTTCCCACAGCCTTGGCAGCGTCAGTTGGAATTGTTATGGCCAGCCCTGTTATTTTAACCGCCAGTACAGGCTTTGGTTTGGGGGGCTCGTCATTTGTGATTGCCATGCTGATAGCGTGTGTGATGATGTTGTGTCAGGCAACAACTTTTTCGGAGTTGGCCTCAATGCTACCGACAGGCAGTTCAGTATATGACTATATCTCATGCGGGATGGGGCGATTCTTTGCGGTCATGGGGACGATTTCTGCGTACATTTTGGTTCATGCTTTCGCAGGTACGGCGGAGGTGATTTTGAGTGGGATTATGGCGACAGTGAATTTTCCGAATGTGCAGGATTATCTTGATGCCAAAGGCGGCGCGTGGATGGTCGGTGTGGGTTTGGTTCTGTTTTTTGCAGCGCTCAATTACTTTGGTGTGCAGGCATTTGCCAAGGTTGAGATTTTACTGACGGTGGCGATGTTTGCGACTTTGACAATATTTGGTTTTATAGGTCTGACTCAACCCGCAGTGGCACCGATTGAGGGGTTTGTCGGTAAGTCAGTGATTGGAACAGACTTGATGTCAACCATGTCGTTGGTGGGTATGGCCATGTTTATGTTTCTCGGCATGGAGTTGGTCACACCACTTGCGCCCGAAATTCGCAATTCACATCGAAATATCCCCAAAGCCATGATGTTGGGCATGCTGCTGGTTTTGGTGTGTATGTTGATGTGGGGGGCGGGTATGGCGCGTCAAGTAGAAAATGTTGCGCTTGACCCTGCGGGCACAGTGCATATTTTAGAAACACCTGATTCAATTCCAGCGTTTGCCAATCAAATCATGGGCAAAGCAGGGCGTATTTGGCTGGGCTTGGCATTTTTGTGCGCGGGTGCGGCGTGTATTAACGCTTTAATGGCATCAGTTTCACGCATTATTCAAGGCATGGCTGAAGACGGCTCTTTACCCAAAGTTTTCGCGAAAGTCCATCCGAAGTACCGCAGCCCTGTGGTTGGTATCATCGCTGCTGCGGTGATACCAGTCGCCCACACGATTTGGATTGGTGGGGATTTGGATAAAATTTTACCCTTGGTTTTGGCTGCGGTCTGTGCTTGGGGTTTCGCTTATTTGCTCGTGACGTTCTCGCTCATCAGTTTGCGTATTCGACGACCTGATTTGCCACGTGCTTATCGTGTGCCGTTTTATCCTTTGCCACAGATTATTTCCAGTATTGGCATTATTGTGGGTTTGTACTTTGTTGCGCCACCGACAATAGATCCTGCCTTGGTGTATGTCCCCTTCGTGTGGATGTTGGTGTTAACGGGAATTTATTCATTCATTTGGGTCAAAGTCGTCAAGCGTGAATCCTTGTTTACGCCGACCCCTATTGAAGAAGTATTAGAACGCTTGTTTAAGTCTCATGAACAATAA
- a CDS encoding SDR family oxidoreductase, which yields MIGNLNSPWQLNGKVALVTGGGRGIGAAICEVLAFAGAFVVVVNRTAEVGEQVAQSIRSMGGQAIAIAADIGVRSEVDRVVLQAVQKYGRLDIVVHNAAVCPWEMIENVSDEQIEHTLTVNLQAAFWLTKAALPHWRVAGKGRLLFTSSVTGPRVAMPGSAHYAASKAGLNGFIRTAAMELAKDKVTVNGVEPGYIAKVGGSLLSDPEKAARIKQYIPLGDLGKPEDIANAMLFLASESARYITGQTIVVDGGSTLPESPFFLEE from the coding sequence ATGATAGGCAACCTCAATTCCCCATGGCAACTGAACGGTAAGGTGGCACTGGTTACGGGCGGTGGACGTGGCATTGGTGCGGCAATTTGTGAGGTGTTGGCATTCGCGGGCGCTTTTGTCGTGGTGGTCAATCGAACGGCTGAAGTAGGAGAACAAGTGGCGCAAAGCATCCGCTCTATGGGTGGACAAGCGATTGCGATTGCTGCAGATATTGGTGTGCGCAGTGAGGTCGATAGGGTTGTGCTTCAGGCGGTACAAAAATATGGTCGGCTCGACATTGTGGTGCACAACGCAGCCGTTTGCCCATGGGAAATGATTGAGAATGTGTCGGATGAGCAAATTGAGCACACCTTGACGGTGAATTTACAGGCGGCGTTTTGGCTGACTAAAGCCGCTTTGCCCCATTGGCGCGTCGCAGGGAAAGGACGGTTGCTGTTCACTTCATCAGTAACAGGTCCACGAGTTGCGATGCCTGGCAGTGCGCATTATGCGGCCAGTAAAGCAGGTTTGAATGGTTTTATCCGCACAGCAGCGATGGAGCTGGCCAAAGACAAGGTGACCGTGAATGGTGTGGAGCCCGGCTATATCGCTAAAGTCGGCGGATCACTGTTGAGTGATCCAGAAAAGGCGGCTCGAATTAAGCAATACATTCCACTGGGTGATTTGGGCAAGCCAGAGGACATTGCCAACGCCATGTTGTTTCTGGCTTCTGAATCGGCACGTTACATCACGGGACAAACGATTGTGGTTGATGGTGGCTCAACCTTACCTGAAAGCCCATTTTTTCTTGAAGAGTAG
- a CDS encoding transaminase — protein MELNTQHIKDLYAIEQTRFEQTHQKSKAKWEAGRKNFLYGGPSHWMRRWVGGWPAYISKDSDNGYGVKLTDIDGNTYVDFCLGDSGGMYGHGHPKVVEAMVRQASIASTMMLPNEDAEWVGAELERRFGLPYWTFTTSATDANRACIRLARMVTGRKKVLVFSGCYHGTVEEAHVELNENGDVQMRNGIYHNDFPHAELSAVVEFNDIPALEAALRTGDVACVLAEPMMTNFGMIEPITGFHDALRQLTRETGTLLIIDETHTFSNGYGGYTAEHGLEPDFFVVGKSIAGGIPAAVFGATQSVAERIWQALPKVPPTVRQSAHAGFGGTLAGNALTVSVMKTVLSEVLTKENFAQMVALASELAQGVKDTIAAHGLPWHVMQVGARVEILFSPDAPRNAPDVRAGRNGDLDTLLHLYLLNRGVLITPFHNMMLMSPGTTSEDVKKHHTAFAQFAAEVTAK, from the coding sequence ATGGAATTAAACACACAACACATCAAAGACTTATACGCCATCGAGCAAACCCGCTTTGAACAAACCCATCAAAAGTCCAAAGCCAAATGGGAAGCTGGCCGTAAAAACTTCTTATATGGTGGTCCATCACACTGGATGCGCCGTTGGGTCGGTGGATGGCCTGCTTATATCAGTAAAGATTCTGACAATGGCTACGGCGTCAAGTTGACCGACATTGACGGTAATACCTATGTGGACTTCTGTTTGGGGGATTCAGGTGGCATGTATGGCCATGGTCACCCCAAAGTGGTTGAAGCCATGGTGCGACAAGCGAGTATTGCCAGCACGATGATGTTACCCAATGAAGATGCCGAATGGGTGGGAGCGGAGTTGGAGCGACGCTTTGGTTTGCCTTACTGGACATTCACCACTTCAGCCACCGATGCGAACCGCGCGTGTATTCGCTTGGCTCGGATGGTGACGGGACGTAAAAAAGTATTGGTGTTTTCGGGCTGTTATCACGGCACGGTCGAGGAAGCGCACGTGGAGCTGAATGAAAACGGTGACGTGCAAATGCGCAATGGCATTTATCACAATGATTTCCCGCATGCCGAGTTGTCGGCTGTCGTTGAGTTTAACGACATTCCAGCGCTTGAAGCGGCTTTGCGCACAGGCGATGTGGCTTGCGTTTTGGCTGAGCCAATGATGACCAACTTCGGCATGATTGAGCCAATAACGGGTTTCCACGATGCCTTACGCCAACTGACGCGCGAGACAGGTACGTTGTTGATTATTGATGAAACCCATACTTTTTCCAATGGTTATGGCGGCTACACCGCCGAGCATGGTTTGGAGCCAGATTTTTTTGTGGTGGGGAAATCGATTGCGGGTGGGATCCCCGCGGCGGTGTTTGGCGCCACGCAATCTGTGGCAGAGCGAATTTGGCAAGCCTTGCCTAAAGTACCGCCGACAGTGCGTCAATCTGCCCATGCAGGTTTTGGTGGTACGTTGGCGGGCAATGCGCTAACCGTGTCGGTCATGAAAACAGTGTTGTCGGAAGTGTTAACCAAAGAAAACTTCGCGCAGATGGTTGCGCTGGCCAGTGAATTGGCACAAGGCGTTAAAGACACGATAGCGGCGCATGGTTTGCCATGGCATGTCATGCAAGTGGGCGCACGTGTGGAGATTTTGTTTTCACCAGATGCACCGCGCAATGCACCTGATGTGCGTGCGGGACGCAATGGTGATTTGGATACCTTGCTGCATTTGTATTTACTGAATCGTGGTGTATTGATTACGCCTTTTCACAACATGATGTTGATGTCGCCAGGCACCACTTCAGAAGATGTGAAAAAGCATCACACCGCTTTTGCGCAATTTGCTGCCGAGGTGACTGCAAAATGA
- a CDS encoding HAD-IA family hydrolase, with amino-acid sequence MKALVLDFGGVISRTLFETHDLTEVALNLPRGTLTWQGPFDPANDILWTDMQADKITERDYWMARTTQVGELIGQNWTMMEEFVQAARGAEPELIIRPEAVAAIQAAKAAGCRLAILSNELDLFYGQDFSKRLPLLKAFDVVVDATYTHILKPDARAYATCIEALGIEANDCIFVDDQLRNIKGGLAAGMQCVHFDVMQPKKSYADALSLLGVALPTALE; translated from the coding sequence ATGAAAGCCTTGGTACTGGATTTTGGTGGCGTAATCAGTCGCACTTTATTTGAAACCCATGATTTAACTGAGGTGGCATTGAACCTGCCTCGCGGCACACTGACATGGCAAGGGCCGTTTGACCCCGCCAATGATATTTTATGGACAGACATGCAGGCCGACAAAATCACAGAGCGCGATTACTGGATGGCACGCACGACCCAAGTGGGTGAGCTGATTGGGCAAAACTGGACAATGATGGAAGAGTTTGTCCAAGCCGCTCGTGGAGCCGAGCCTGAACTCATTATTCGCCCAGAAGCAGTTGCAGCCATTCAGGCGGCTAAAGCAGCAGGGTGTCGGTTGGCGATTCTATCGAATGAATTGGATTTGTTTTACGGTCAAGATTTTAGTAAGCGATTGCCACTCCTCAAAGCTTTTGACGTGGTGGTTGATGCGACGTACACACACATTTTAAAGCCAGATGCGCGCGCTTATGCCACGTGTATTGAGGCGTTGGGTATCGAGGCGAATGATTGTATTTTTGTCGATGATCAACTGCGCAACATCAAAGGTGGTCTTGCGGCGGGGATGCAATGTGTGCATTTTGACGTGATGCAGCCGAAAAAATCTTATGCCGATGCGTTGAGTTTATTGGGTGTGGCTTTACCTACGGCGCTTGAGTAG
- a CDS encoding Tm-1-like ATP-binding domain-containing protein, with the protein MAKANPTILLIGTADTKMDELRFIQHCIDGLYGKHILMDVGVLEGATGVDISNNQVAAAAGVDIPSIIAYHDENAAMSAMALGASRLAAELYAQGSIDGLLVLGGTMGTDLALDVASALPLGIPKVVLSTVSYSPLIPTDRIPPDLTMILWAGGLYGLNSLCKATLSQAAGAVVGAAQAALIPTFDKPIIGMTSLGKTCLKYMVKLKPALEQRGFEVAVFHTTGMGGRAFEGLAAQGVFSAVMDFSLQELSNLLGGSAVHAGETRLLGAGLSGTPQIVAPGAIDMIDMPTWAPVPDALKEVDIRTHNRLISCAASPEPMRRLVAREIVARMSQSTAPSCFILPKQGVQAWDKAGEELCDESGKAAFNDELIASAAGKIDVIELDAHINDDAFVDAVLAVFDDWLARGLIKVKGAAA; encoded by the coding sequence ATGGCAAAAGCGAATCCCACGATATTGCTCATTGGTACCGCCGACACCAAAATGGACGAATTGCGCTTTATTCAACATTGTATTGACGGATTGTATGGTAAGCACATCCTCATGGATGTGGGGGTGCTCGAAGGTGCTACAGGCGTGGATATTTCAAACAATCAGGTCGCGGCAGCAGCAGGGGTGGACATTCCCAGCATCATCGCTTACCACGATGAAAATGCCGCCATGAGTGCAATGGCGCTCGGTGCATCACGACTGGCCGCCGAGTTATACGCTCAAGGCTCGATAGATGGTTTGTTGGTGTTGGGTGGCACGATGGGGACGGATTTGGCTTTGGATGTTGCCAGTGCATTGCCGCTGGGCATTCCCAAAGTGGTTTTATCCACCGTCTCATACTCGCCACTCATCCCGACCGACCGCATTCCGCCTGATTTGACCATGATTTTATGGGCAGGTGGTTTGTATGGTTTGAACAGTTTGTGCAAAGCGACGTTATCACAAGCAGCAGGCGCGGTGGTGGGTGCGGCACAAGCAGCACTGATTCCGACATTTGATAAGCCCATTATTGGCATGACATCTTTGGGCAAAACCTGTTTGAAGTATATGGTCAAACTCAAACCTGCACTTGAACAACGTGGATTTGAAGTGGCGGTGTTTCACACCACAGGTATGGGCGGGCGGGCATTTGAAGGATTGGCTGCGCAAGGGGTGTTTTCGGCAGTGATGGATTTCAGCTTACAGGAATTGTCTAATTTATTGGGTGGTTCGGCGGTGCATGCGGGTGAGACGCGTTTGCTCGGTGCGGGGCTGTCAGGTACACCGCAAATCGTCGCTCCAGGTGCGATTGACATGATCGACATGCCCACATGGGCACCTGTGCCTGACGCACTCAAAGAGGTGGACATCCGTACGCATAATCGTCTCATCAGTTGTGCTGCATCGCCAGAGCCGATGCGTCGTTTGGTCGCCCGTGAGATTGTTGCGAGAATGTCGCAATCGACTGCGCCCAGCTGTTTTATCTTGCCCAAACAAGGTGTGCAGGCATGGGATAAGGCGGGCGAAGAGTTGTGCGATGAGTCGGGCAAAGCTGCATTTAACGATGAATTGATTGCATCTGCAGCGGGCAAAATTGATGTCATTGAGCTCGATGCTCACATCAATGATGATGCTTTTGTGGACGCGGTGTTGGCGGTGTTTGACGACTGGTTGGCGCGTGGATTGATTAAAGTAAAAGGAGCAGCCGCATGA